Proteins encoded within one genomic window of Episyrphus balteatus chromosome 1, idEpiBalt1.1, whole genome shotgun sequence:
- the LOC129914737 gene encoding ribonuclease H2 subunit B yields MTTRSKSTKKSEEISSAKKLKKLDAKQKVFFFEKDLLKDSENLKFEFFHHPGKGKRALFIVDIKTKKLFEIQQFSEPHRSWLINNKVCSNGKAYLTIPIDSTFLALFYLKKFCSERAMALDDIIDDDDPSVHKFLSQYVIKDHLEIVADVKTASGMNYFKYNPQRTIAWMAVKVKNLAERLKKESIYCGFSSLSQNYKKSEVTQTVEEVDYLRNACDIVGSYVDLNVHEELKEYLGIKEMEIKAANNKRKSINSENGLAKKIKLEDSSSENNIEESPKAAAPVKEKKVTAKDKALAKGAKGTKSISSFFKK; encoded by the coding sequence ATGACCACCCgatcaaaatcaacaaaaaaatctgAAGAAATTTCttcagcaaaaaaattaaaaaaactagatgcaaaacaaaaagtattcttttttgaaaaggatCTCCTCAAAGATTCCgaaaatttgaaattcgaattttTCCATCACCCGGGAAAAGGTAAACGTGCcctcttcattgtcgatattaagacaaaaaagctttttgaaaTTCAACAATTCTCAGAACCACATCGTAGTTGgttaattaataataaagttTGTTCCAATGGCAAAGCCTATTTAACTATTCCCATTGACAGTACCTTCTTGGCATTGTTTTATCTAAAGAAGTTTTGTTCTGAACGAGCCATGGCTCTGGATGACATTATCGATGATGATGATCCTTCGGTACATAAGTTCCTATCTCAGTATGTAATCAAAGATCATCTGGAAATCGTTGCAGATGTTAAAACAGCATCTGGAatgaattatttcaaatacaatCCACAGAGGACAATTGCATGGATGGCagttaaagtaaaaaatttagctGAGCGTTTAAAAAAGGAATCAATATATTGTGGTTTTAGTTCGCTATCACAAAACTACAAGAAAAGTGAAGTCACACAAACTGTCGAAGAAGTAGACTATTTGAGGAATGCATGTGATATTGTTGGATCGTATGTGGATTTGAATGTGCACGAGGAACTTAAGGAATATCTTGGTATTAAAGAAATGGAGATCAAAGCTGCTAATAATAAAAGAAAGTCTATCAACTCTGAAAATGGTTTGGCTAAGAAAATCAAATTGGAAGATAGCAGTTCAGAGAATAACATAGAAGAGTCACCTAAAGCAGCTGCACCAGTGAAAGAGAAAAAAGTCACTGCGAAGGATAAGGCACTTGCAAAAGGTGCCAAAGGAACGAAGAGTATATCttcattttttaagaaatag
- the LOC129914662 gene encoding kinesin-like protein subito — MPNPVDPEKREVRSFLVSRDPSIDRRYRPCPERQVALFQNLEEEEEDEDDQASDDSVSVASTVAEQEGALIYLRMRPLPNETPCTSYRILGNVLVTSQLDNSGNTVKNQMEKHFTFSEIFDNAIDQHAIYEKCIRNKIELEESFTIFTYGTSGSGKTHTLLGDLDKPGIIPRAIENVFTLYASNLYPQPAAKVVNAVVTILDDESMRKEMLLRQTIISACNDVQSVYNRVQQKIASEHGFSTTVLENNSVIIWVSFVEIYNELVYDLLSPIAPSATTRRQSHKIVSNDGKVFIKDLTSVHAKMASDAYKLLTFGLQKVKYASTAINSNSSRSHCIFFLDIIKFSHPGTFTLTSYKFCDLAGSERLSKTGNVGNRLKEAQRINTSLMVLGRCLDAANNNQKKKNADVIPFRESKLTMLLQSALLGKEKLCMVVNINPSDKYFEENMKVLGFASIAKNIVFKQPISKTERSARYSWFVVHAAQDKRSTAAEDTSQLDALLEENFTLRNEIESLTAKVSRLEKALSQQEYDLRNQLVNNFQKSLEHRNRAWEDRLATEIEMVKQRYENKIEALKAEHARDLEDLNEEEGQPKKRRATLGD, encoded by the exons atgccTAATCCTGTTGATCCGGAAAAACGAGAAGTCCGTTCATTTCTCGTCTCCAGAGATCCAAGTATTGATAGGCGCTATCGTCCGTGTCCCGAACGTCAAGTAGCCCTATTCCAGAATttagaagaagaagaggaagatGAAGATGATCAAGCTTCCGATGATAGTGTCTCTGTTGCTAGCACAGTTGCTGAACAAGAGGGTGCCCTAATTTACCTCCGCATGCGTCCTCTACCCAACGAAACACCCTGCACAAGTTACAGAATTCTAGGTAATGTTTTGGTCACCTCTCAACTAGACAATAGTGGCAATACTGTaaaaaatcaaatggaaaaACATTTCACTTTTAGTGAAATATTTGACAATGCCATTGACCAACATGCAATATATGAGAAatgtataagaaataaaattgagctAGAAGAAAGCTTTACTATTTTTACATATGGAACTTCGGGTTCGGGGAAGACACACACTTTGCTCGGTGATTTAGACAAACCGGGTATAATTCCACGAGCTATTGAAAATGTATTCACTTTGTATGCTAGCAATTTGTATCCCCAACCAGCTGCCAAAGTGGTTAACGCTGTTGTAACAATTCTCGATGATGAATCGATGCGGAAAGAAATGCTTCTCCGTCAGACTATTATCTCTGCATGCAACGACGTTCAGTCGGTTTATAATCGTGTTCAGCAAAAGATTGCTTCTGAACATGGCTTTAGCACAACGGTGTTGGAAAATAACTCGGTAATAATATGGGTTTCCTTTGTGGAAATCTACAATGAGTTGGTTTATGATCTTTTGAGTCCTATTGCCCCATCGGCAACGACCAGAAGACAAAGTCACAAGATTGTCTCAAATGATGGAAAAGTATTTATTAAAGATCTTACTTCTGTCCATGCCAAAATGGCATCAGACGCTTATAAACTGCTTACATTTGGTTTGCAAAAGGTTAAATATGCATCGACAGCGATTAATTCGAATTCAAGTCGATCGCATTGTATATTTTTCCTTGATATTATTAAGTTTTCCCATCCGGGAACATTTACTTTGACTTCgtataaattttgtgatttagcTGGTTCGGAGCGGCTAAGTAAAACGGGAAATGTTGGAAATCGTCTTAAAGAAGCTCAACGTATTAATACTTCTTTGATGGTCTTGGGACGTTGTTTAGATGCAGCTAATAATaatcaaaagaagaaaaatgcaGATGTGATTCCATTTAGAGAATCTAAATTAACAATGTTATTGCAATCTGCACTTTTGGGTAAAGAGAAATTATGCATGGTTGTGAATATTAATCCGTCggataaatattttgaggaaaataTGAAAGTATTGGGTTTCGCATCGATTGCAaagaatattgtttttaaacaacCTATATCGAAGACTGAACGTAGTGCAAGGTATTCATGGTTTGTTGTGCATGCTGCACAGGATAAGAGATCGACAGCGGCAGAAGATACGAGTCAGTTGGATGCACTATTGGAGGAGAATTTTac ACTACGaaatgaaattgaaagtctGACGGCTAAAGTGTCGCGCTTAGAAAAAGCACTGAGTCAACAAGAATACGATTTACGTAATCAATTAGTAAATAACTTCCAAAAATCTTTGGAACATAGAAATCGTGCTTGGGAAGATCGACTAGCAACAGAAATCGAAATGGTAAAGCAGAGATATGAGAACAAG ATTGAAGCTCTAAAAGCTGAACATGCTCGTGATTTGGAAGATTTGAACGAAGAAGAAGGTCAACCGAAGAAACGGAGAGCTACTTTGGGCGATTAG